One part of the Vicia villosa cultivar HV-30 ecotype Madison, WI linkage group LG6, Vvil1.0, whole genome shotgun sequence genome encodes these proteins:
- the LOC131613170 gene encoding protein DMP9-like has product MEQAQQEIGIKVYNATPPPQEAMAVAQQPSDQSKPGKKGRAIMAKGVQKTLSKTSLLGNFLPTGTLITFEMVIPSIYQNGDCTHVHTIMMHFLLTMCALSCFFFHFTDSFHDADGKIYYGFVTRKGLAVFKPGIAVSVPNDDKYKLGFQDFVHAIMSVMVFVAIAFSDFRVSNCLFPGYEREMDQVMESFPLMVGIVCSGLFLIFPTSRHGIGCMSA; this is encoded by the coding sequence ATGGAACAAGCACAACAAGAAATAGGAATCAAAGTCTACAATGCAACACCACCACCACAAGAAGCAATGGCGGTCGCACAACAACCATCCGATCAATCGAAACCGGGCAAAAAAGGCCGCGCCATAATGGCGAAAGGCGTTCAAAAAACCCTCTCAAAAACATCCTTACTAGGAAATTTTCTTCCAACCGGAACACTCATCACATTCGAAATGGTCATTCCTTCGATCTACCAAAACGGAGATTGTACTCATGTTCACACCATCATGATGCATTTTCTTTTAACAATGTGTGCACTCTCTTGTTTTTTCTTTCACTTTACCGACAGTTTTCACGATGCTGACGGTAAAATATATTATGGTTTTGTTACCCGAAAAGGGTTGGCCGTTTTTAAACCGGGAATTGCTGTCTCGGTTCCTAATGACGACaagtataaattagggtttcaagatTTCGTTCACGCGATAATGTCGGTTATGGTGTTTGTGGCGATCGCTTTTTCGGATTTTAGGGTTAGTAATTGTTTGTTTCCTGGATATGAAAGGGAAATGGATCAAGTTATGGAGAGTTTTCCATTGATGGTGGGAATTGTTTGTAGCGGTTTGTTTCTTATTTTTCCAACTTCAAGACATGGAATTGGATGCATGTCTGCCTAG